The Ornithodoros turicata isolate Travis chromosome 9, ASM3712646v1, whole genome shotgun sequence genome includes a region encoding these proteins:
- the LOC135367814 gene encoding uncharacterized protein LOC135367814 — MTSLLSLIAVVLAVLCAFSGASPARETQRQSVKPVIKNYFTTDRTRVSLTCEPDRFLVKINLTYPFRGVVHAGRKDSKCKIRGDGARFYVLSVPLTGCGTTHNETSGSFTNSLTIRFHPSLELEGDEIKTLVCKFTTGDVNLG, encoded by the exons ATGACTTCGCTGCTGTCTCTCATCGCTGTGGTCCTCGCT GTGCTGTGCGCGTTCAGCGGTGCATCTCCCGCAAGAGAGACCCAGCGGCAATCGGTGAAACCCGTGATCAAAAACTACTTCACTACAGACAGAACACGAG TGTCCCTGACGTGCGAACCTGACCGATTCCTCGTGAAGATAAACCTTACGTATCCATTTCGAGGCGTAGTCCACGCGGGCCGTAAGGACAGTAAGTGCAAGATCCGAGGAGACGGTGCCCGCTTCTACGTCCTGAGCGTTCCGCTGACCGGCTGCGGTACGACCCACAAC GAAACCAGCGGTAGCTTTACAAACAGCCTGACGATACGCTTCCACCCATCGCTTGAACTGGAGGGCGATGAGATCAAGACTCTAGTATGCAAGTTTACCACGGGCGACGTTAACCTGGGATGA